The genome window CGAAGTCGGTGTGGTGGCGACGGATCGCGAGAGGGCGGAGCAGCACGGGAGCTGCGAAGTCAGCGCCGCCGATGCGCCATCCTGCGACGCCGACGGCGAGATGCACCGCCTCGATGCCGCGAACCGTGCGGAGCTCGGTGTTCTTCGCCGTGATCCGCTCGGCCGCGAGCCGAGCGGTCCGAAGCCCGACCTCGTCGCGGAAGAGGTTCGACAGGAGTGTCGATTTCCCGGTGATGAACTGGGGGAGGCTGCCCGGGTGCGCCTTGGAGATGTCGATGCCCGATTCGACGGTGTCTCGGAACGTCACGAGGGGCGACAAGCCACCGAGGTCGGCGGCTTCGGCACGCAGACGTGTGCGCTCGGCCTCCGCGGCGTGGGCGATCCCGAAGCCGACGACGGGCTCGGGCGGCGCACTCAGGGTCGCTGAGGCATCGGTCGCTGCATCGTCCGCAGCCTTGCCTTCACGTCGCCACACACCTCACACCCTAAGCGCGCCTCGCCGAGACGGCGGTATCCCGGGCGGGTTTCACCGTATTTCCGCCCCTCGGAAGGCAGTCGGAGGCACACGGATGCTCGGAGGACTGCTCCTGCACGGCCGGGATGGGTCGGCGGCCTCTCCCCCGGCACCGTGATCGCGCATGTCGACGGGCGGCCCCGGAGGTCAGTATGGAGGCATGACCTTCCGCTACGACTTCGCACCGACCCCCTTCGGAGACGCCCTCGCCGTGTTCTCCGACGAGGGGATCGTCCGATTCGACCTCTCGGAATCCGACGACCCGTCCGTCCCCTGGCTCCTCGAGAACGTCTCCGGCCAGCTGCACTCCGTCCCCGAGCCCGACCCCGGCGCCGCCGACGAGCTCGCGCACCTCCTCGACGACTACTTCGACGGTGCTGCGGTGCGCTTCGACGAGCATCTGCGGTTCGACTGGCGCCTCAGCACCGGTTTCGCCCGCGCCGCCTTGCAGACGATCAGCACGATCGAATGGGGGCAGACGCTCAGCTACGGAGAAGTCGCGGTGCTCGCCGGTCGCCCCGGAGCCGCGCGCGCGGTCGGCACGGCCTGCAGACTCACGCCGTTCTCCGTCATCGTTCCGGTGCACCGCGTGGTGCGGTCCGACGGAACTGCCGGACAATACGGTGCGCATCCCGAGCGCAAGAGGTTCCTGCTCGACCTCGAGTCGCACGGCTGACGACAGACGACGTGGACCCCGACGAGTAGGCCGCCGGGGTCCACGTGCTCTTCACCGCCGGTGGCGGCGTCTGCGCACTGCGTCGCTCAATGATCCGTCGCCTTCTCGGCACCGAACCCGGTGAGAGAGCGCACCTCCATCTCGGCGGCGAGTGCCGGAGACTCCTTCTGCCGACTCGTGATCGTGCCGAGCCAGCCGAGGAAGAACCCGAGCGGTATCGAGACGATTCCGGGGTTGTTCATCGGCCAGAGCACGATGTCGATGCCGGGGATCATCGAGGTGGGCGACCCCGAGAACACCGGCGACAGCACGATCAGGATGATCGCCGCCGCGAGCCCGCCGTACATGCTCCACACCGCGCCTCGGGTGTTGAAGCGACGCCAGAACAGCGAGTAGAGGATCGTGGGCAGATTCGCGGATGCGGCGACGGCGAACGCCAGCGCCACGAGGAAGGCGATGTTCTGCCCCTGTGCGCCGATGCCGCCGACGATGGCCAGGATGCCGATCACGACCACCGTGCGTCGTGCGACCCGCACCTCGCCGTTCGGGTCGGGCTCCACGGCGTTGCCGGCCGCATCCTTCCTGCCCTTCTGGATCACGTTCGCGTAGATGTCATGCGCGAACGACGCTGCTGCCGTGATCGTGAGCCCCGCGACGACGGCGAGGATCGTCGCGAAGGCGACAGCCGAGATGAACCCCAGCAGCACAGGACCGCCGAGGTACAGCGCGAGGAGGGGAGCCGCGGAGTTCGGTCCGCCGGGAGCCGCCGCGATGACGTCCGCCCCCACGAGAGCGCCGGCGCCGTACCCGAGCACGAGCGTCAGCAGGTAGAAGCCGCCGATGAGCCAGATGGCCCAGACCACCGAGCGGCGGGCCTCCTTCGCCGTCGGAACCGTGTAGAAGCGCATCAGCACGTGCGGGAGTCCGGCGGTTCCGAGCACGAGCGCCATGCCCAGCGACAGGAAGTCCCAGGGGTTCGCACCGTACTGCAGGCCCGGCCCCAGGATCGCATCGCCCTTGTCGGAGTTGGCGACGGCCGCCTCGAGCAGCGTGTTCAGGCTGAACCCGTTGATCGCGAGCACCCAGATCGTCATCGCGATGGCGCCCCCGATGAGCAGGAACGCCTTCACGATCTGCACC of Microbacterium sp. LWH13-1.2 contains these proteins:
- a CDS encoding methylated-DNA--[protein]-cysteine S-methyltransferase, with product MTFRYDFAPTPFGDALAVFSDEGIVRFDLSESDDPSVPWLLENVSGQLHSVPEPDPGAADELAHLLDDYFDGAAVRFDEHLRFDWRLSTGFARAALQTISTIEWGQTLSYGEVAVLAGRPGAARAVGTACRLTPFSVIVPVHRVVRSDGTAGQYGAHPERKRFLLDLESHG
- a CDS encoding cation acetate symporter; translated protein: MNLLHAATEQPTVESNPVLNISIFAAFVAVTLFIVIRASRNNKTAADYYAAGRSFTGPQNGFAIAGDYLSAASFLGICGAIAINGYDGFLYSIGFLVAWLVALLLVAEMMRNTGKFTMADVLSFRLKQRPVRMAAAITTLAVCFFYLLAQMAGAGGLVSLLLGIDGRIGQSIVIAVVGVLMIVYVLIGGMKGTTWVQIVKAFLLIGGAIAMTIWVLAINGFSLNTLLEAAVANSDKGDAILGPGLQYGANPWDFLSLGMALVLGTAGLPHVLMRFYTVPTAKEARRSVVWAIWLIGGFYLLTLVLGYGAGALVGADVIAAAPGGPNSAAPLLALYLGGPVLLGFISAVAFATILAVVAGLTITAAASFAHDIYANVIQKGRKDAAGNAVEPDPNGEVRVARRTVVVIGILAIVGGIGAQGQNIAFLVALAFAVAASANLPTILYSLFWRRFNTRGAVWSMYGGLAAAIILIVLSPVFSGSPTSMIPGIDIVLWPMNNPGIVSIPLGFFLGWLGTITSRQKESPALAAEMEVRSLTGFGAEKATDH